A genomic region of Chelonia mydas isolate rCheMyd1 chromosome 9, rCheMyd1.pri.v2, whole genome shotgun sequence contains the following coding sequences:
- the LOC102940632 gene encoding G-protein coupled receptor 35, with the protein MNCGNISVTVQENLNLLQLIIYIPVVFFGVIFNVIAFLVFCCKLKKWTETRVYMINLVIADCFLLFTLPFIVYFYRTGHPIDKLCYVIQTIYFTNMPVSIYIITLIAVDRFIAIKYPLKAKSFRSPLKAAVSCGFLWIIIIIYACFNPRFTKEKCFQKTSGEPALTTLLSGILCFFIPLIILSFCSIQVIQCLKMKKNTSPPEETSIQKALWIVCMNLSVFIICFLPVNVGLLVRYAMDAAGAACSLRDNASLFIRVAAWVANCNCCLDTLCYYFVAKEFQEASSLLPPFKSLKSRSNQSQTITTNALSDHKKMHDTGADPQLI; encoded by the coding sequence ATGAACTGCGGCAACATCAGCGTCACAGTGCAAGAAAATCTTAACCTTTTACAATTGATTATTTACATCCCAGTTGTCTTTTTTGGAGTTATATTTAATGTCATTGCCTTCCTGGTATTCTGCTGCAAGCTGAAAAAATGGACAGAAACCAGAGTGTACATGATCAACTTGGTTATTGCAGACTGTTTTCTGCTCTTCACGTTGCCTTTCATTGTGTATTTTTACAGGACTGGACATCCCATAGATAAACTGTGCTATGTCATACAGACTATATATTTTACAAACATGCCTGTAAGCATTTATATCATCACCCTTATAGCAGTCGACCGATTCATTGCAATTAAGTACCCCCTGAAAGCAAAGAGTTTCAGGTCCCCACTGAAGGCAGCTGTTAGCTGCGGATTTCTTTGGATTATAATAATCATTTATGCATGCTTCAACCCACGATTTACTAAAGAAAAGTGCTTTCAGAAAACTTCTGGTGAACCTGCACTAACTACACTGTTGTCaggtattttgtgtttttttataCCACTAATAATACTGAGTTTTTGTTCTATTCAAGTCATCCAGTGTCTGAAGATGAAGAAGAACACGAGTCCACCTGAGGAAACATCAATCCAGAAGGCTCTCTGGATTGTCTGTATGAACCTGAGTGTATTTATCATATGTTTTTTGCCTGTTAATGTCGGGCTACTTGTTAGGTATGCAATGGACGCAGCTGGAGCTGCCTGCTCTTTACGCGACAATGCAAGCCTTTTTATTCGTGTGGCTGCGTGGGTAGCAAATTGTAACTGCTGTTTGGATACACTTTGTTATTACTTTGTAGCCAAGGAATTTCAGGAAGCTTCTTCTCTATTACCCCCTTTTAAATCTCTGAAGTCTAGATCAAATCAAAGCCAAACCATAACCACAAATGCACTAAGTGATCACAAAAAAATGCATGATACAGGGGCGGATCCacagctgatataa
- the GPR35 gene encoding G-protein coupled receptor 35, whose amino-acid sequence MTNSTNCNNSLKLSYNVQLVQVIIYATIFPFGAIFNVLALWVFCCKLKKWTETRVYMINLVIADCSVVCTLPFTIYFLWNDWHRDTLCLTIQSIYLINMSMSIYIITVISVDRYIAIKFPLKAKSLRSPWKAALICGLLWVSTITGLIIKQRRNERLCFQKLSTKPSTSFLYLFIFIFLIPLIIVCFCSMHIIGSLKKKIITNSHKNKLIEKAIYIVSANMIVFIVCFLPVQIGMLARFVMEKNLVNCLAIQKIRTFITVSTCIANSNCCMDAICYYFVAKEFQEASFFHKPKSHHSETKQTPTSQLRSVEMLV is encoded by the coding sequence ATGACAAACTCAACAAACTGCAACAACAGTCTAAAATTGAGTTACAATGTTCAGCTCGTTCAAGTCATTATTTATGCCACAATTTTCCCTTTTGGAGCCATATTTAATGTCCTTGCCTTGTGGGTGTTCtgctgcaaactgaaaaaatggaCAGAAACCAGGGTGTACATGATCAACTTGGTCATTGCAGACTGTTCTGTAGTCTGCACCTTGCCTTTCACAATTTACTTCCTCTGGAATGACTGGCATCGTGACACGCTGTGCTTAACTATACAGtctatatatttaataaatatgtcCATGAGCATCTACATTATCACTGTCATCTCGGTCGACCGATACATTGCCATAAAGTTTCCTCTGAAGGCAAAAAGTTTAAGGTCACCATGGAAGGCTGCTCTTATCTGTGGGCTTCTTTGGGTATCAACGATAACTGGTCTGATCATAAAACAAAGGAGAAACGAACGTTTGTGCTTTCAAAAGCTTTCCACAAAACCATCAACCAGTTTTCTATATCTCttcatcttcatttttttaattccacTAATAATAGTGTGCTTTTGTTCCATGCACATCATCGGGAGtcttaaaaaaaagattatcACCAATTCACACAAAAATAAGCTAATCGAGAAAGCTATCTATATTGTTTCTGCAAATATGATTGTATTTATAGTGTGCTTTTTACCTGTCCAAATTGGGATGCTTGCTAGGTTTGTGATGGAAAAAAATTTAGTTAACTGTCTTGCAATCCAGAAGATTAGAACTTTTATTACTGTTTCCACATGTATAGCAAATTCTAACTGCTGCATGGATGCCATTTGCTACTATTTTGTGGCCAAGGAATTTCAAGAAGCTTCTTTCTTTCATAAGCCCAAATCTCATCActctgagacaaagcaaaccCCCACCTCTCAGTTGAGGTCAGTCGAAATGctggtataa